CAGGGCCAAGGGAGGGGGCTGTGAATGCCCAGGTAAGATGGCTCATCTCTGGGCCAGTGAATCCAGGAGACTGAGGTCAATGGGTTTGCATGGAAGCATGTTATTGTCAACTTAATGTCAACAGAAAAACTGTACAAACTCGCAATCTGTACTGTTATTTTTCTGCCCTAGAGTAGTTGTTTTGGTATTAATGATATGTTAATTTGTCACAAACTgactcatctcctcctccatacagagTACTACCCCAACTGTGAGGTTGTGTTCATGGGCATGGCCAACATTCACTCCATCCGCAAGAGTTTCCAGTCCCTGCGCTTCCTCTGCACCCAGATGCCAGACCCGGCCAAGTGAGTTGTGCCTCTAGCACTACAGTGGAGGTCCATTCCGACTAGGCTCACAATCCAAGATGAATTACACAAGCAGAGACCACCTACTCCACTCCAGTTTGTTGCCATGGTGGCGTAGTAACTGTACTAAGTTGGGTTGGGTTTTAGCCTTGCCCACACATCTGGTTCTGGTTTAGGAACCCGGCCCACAACTAAAGGATCTCTTTCCATTGGAACTTTCACATTCCACTCTGCCATTTGTAATTGAATCAAAATGTCTCCCTTGAACCAAGAGTATGTTGTTGAAAGTACTCAGACTCAATAATTGTAAGCCCTTTTCATAACTATGGTCAAATTCAATGAAACTGACATATTAAACATACATATTTAAGAGCCTCTTGCTCGTCACATTTAGAGGTCTTTGGTTTGTCTTTATCTAAGATGAGCTGTTGTGTTTATAAGTCAGTGCTTGGTGTGACTGAGTGTATGGGAGTAGTTTGTGTACACTACAGCTTAACCGGCTCTCCCTCTGTAGCTGGCTGTCTGCTCTGGAGAGCACCAAGTGGCTGCAGCATCTGTCTCTGCTGCTGAAGGCTGCCCTGCTGGTGTTGAACGCTGTGGACCGCGACCACAGACCTGTTCTGGTGCACTGCTCTGACGGATGGGACCGCACGCCCCAGATCGCTGCCCTGTCCAAGCTCTTGTTGGACCCATACTACCGCACCATTGAGGTAGGCTGGCTGGGATGATCATTGGGCCCCGTTGATCGTTGTATTGGAACATTTTTAGGTTGATTAACAATTAGACATAAACAGAGGCACATTTTAGATGGCTGGAATAAATGCATATGCGCCCCTCTTAAAGTATAACATCCATTTTGACTGAAATGTATCTCTTGCTGTTGATATGATTTCTCTACAGGGTTTCCAGGTGCTGGTGGAGACTGAGTGGCTGGACTTTGGCCATAAGTTTGCTGACCGCTGTGGCCACGGGGAGAACTCAGAGGACCTGAACGAGCGCTGCCCGGTCTTCCTGCAGTGGCTGGACTGTGTTCACCAGCTCCAAAGGCAGTTCCCATGCTCCTTTGAGTTCAATGAGGCCTTCCTGGTAAGGAGGATGACCATAGACCTGAATATGATGGAATCAAACTCACTTAGTCAGGAATTGGATGCAACTCAAATGTTTATATTTTGATTAGTATGAATGACAGTCAAATGTTGGTTTGAGTTACTGTTTTTATCTAGCTGATCTGTAATTACCCTGGAGAGTTTTGTCATATTTTAGGCTCCGAGATGCATGGCATTTTTTACTCACTATCATTATCATACCTGAGATTTGAGCATGCTCCaacatgtttgtgtgtttctggtcctgtgtttgtctgtgcaggTGAAGATGGTGCAGCATTCCTACTCGTGTCTCTTTGGCACCTTCCTGTGCAACagtgggaaggagagggaggaccgTCAGGTTCGGGAGAGGACCTGCTCCGTGTGGTCACTGCTGCGACCAGCCAACCGCGCCTTGAGGAACATGCTCTACTCCTCCCACTCCGAGACTGTATGTCTGCTCTCTGTTTGCTCACCCCTTTTATATTGGAACATTCCTCCATGCCTTTTATACAATGGGGGGGTACTTCTAGGGGATGCCCCAGAGTGCtatcattttatttttgtttacttAAAAATGTTCATGGTCCTAGAACTAAACTTTAATTTATGACACAAACAATGTCATCTATTTAAAACTGTTTTTGTGGCCACTTTGTTGACATTGTACTGTCTTGCCTTGCTTGCTCAAGTGTGAATATTTTGTCCATCAAATACATTAATATTTATGTTCAACCCCCAGCATATTCCTATATCTAAAGTTGGGTCTGTTGTTGTAGGTGCTCCACCCAGTGTGTCATGTACGTAACCTGATGCTGTGGACGGCAGTCTACCTTCCCAGCTCCTCCCCCACCACGCCCTCTGACGAGTCGTGTGCACCCTATCCTGTGCCAGGTGCCAACCCTGAGGACACTCCCCTGGGCAGGTGAGCCTGCCACTCTGCTCCCTCTGATGTAAGATAGACCCAGGTTTCGGGCACCACAGCCAGAGGGACCTCGCTCTGTAACCTGCTCTATAACCAGCTCAGCTGCCTAATTGCTTTTCACTCACACAATGATCGGTCTGGGAGATGCAAATAGTGTTATCCTCTGCTTATTTAATCTCTCATGACTTTGTCAGTGTCTTGAAAAGATAAAAAAATAAGTCAGTTGAGGCAGTTTCCAACATACCTCAAAGTATTTTTGTAGCCATTTGTTATTGACGATAACTGTGTTGAGGACGTGTTTCAAAAACAGTGCTGAATCCGttccattttttttctccaagaTTAACTGTCTGTTTTTAGTTTTTCCTTGATCAATAGGTTATGGGGATACATTTGATTACAACACAAATTTTACATGAGCTATGCTTCGCTCCTTATTTTCCATTTGTGGACATGCATGTCTTAATCCTGAACACTATAATTATATACACAGCCTCCACTTCAATCATGAGGCCTCAATGATACGGAGCCATTGTTTAGGGATAAAAGGCTATTTTTTTCCATGTGCTAATCAACTCAATGCATCTCTTTCCTCCCTCGACAGACGTCCAAAGACCCGTTCCTTCGATAACTTGCCCAGCGCATGTGAGCTGGGGAGCTCGCTGGCCCCAAACCGGCGCTCCAGTGACCCAAACCTGAATGAGAAGTGGCAGGACCACCGGCGCTCTCTGGAGCTCAACATCGCTATGGGGCCCGACGGAGGGGGAGCTCAGGAAGGGCGTGCTAACGGCCAGCCTGGAGCAGCAGGGTCTCAGGCAGGCACGGCCGACTCTGAGCCGGAAGACAGCCCTGAAGGAGGGCAGATTGAGCTGAGAGACAGAGCCTCCAAGGGGTTGTTAGCAGCAGGAGAAGAGCTTGAGCTCTCCATTGAGCTGGCTGTGgcagagggacagatggagaaCATTCTCCAGGAAGCAACAAAGGAGGAGGTTGGTGCTGATACTCAGAGAGAAGCGAACGCTGCTGCTCCTCCTATTGCCGTGGCTCAAACTCTGATTGATGCTAATGTTaatggaagagagatggagaaagaggccAGCACCAGTGATGGTAAGGCTGATAAACAAGCTAACATCAATGGGGCTGAGAATCAGACGGAGGCTACTATCACTAATGGGCATCACCCAGAGAAGGGCACAGATGAGCCTGAGGAGGAGTCTAGTGTCTCTCCAGGCAGTCCCACAGACGTTCCAGAGGAGCAGGAGGTGGCCGTTCCAGAGGAGCAGGAGGTGGCCGTTCCAGAGGAGCAGGAGGTGGCCGTTCCAGAGGAGCAGGAGGTGGTAGAGAAGCAGGAGGAAGTGCTGGTGAAGCATGTTCTGGTGAACCGTACTGCCCAGGAGGAGCCAGACCACAACCCTAGCACCAgcacccccagcccagcccacgcTGCCCTTAGAACTATGATCAATGGCTTTGGAGAGAGGACACCAGTGGCTGCTGAGAATCACCTTCCACCAGAGCTTAAGTCCAGCAGACATCTCTCAGAGGTCCTGGTGCAGGCTGACAAGAGGGCCTCCCTCATGGAGAGCTCAACAGAGACTCTGACTGAAGAGGCCTGCACCAGGCCAGAGGCCCCAGTGCAGGTATCCATCTGTGCAGGCCCCCAGCCCTGCTCTGAAGGCAGGAGTCAACCCCCCTGCCACAGGAGAGTGAACGGGGAGGCAGAGCCAGAGCAGGGGGTACCCAGGACTTCAAATGGAGGACACAAGCGGCCCTCCGTCAGTGCCTTCCAGTCTTTGAGTGCTGATCCCAGCAGGGAGGGACTGTGTAATGGCGAGAGCTTGGAGGGGGAGACCTGCAGTGGCCCTCACTGGGCCAAGGTGAATGGGGAGCGGGCCCCACTGAGCCGCCAGGTGTCCCTGGCCTCCTGCAGCTCCCTGACCCACCACCGCCGGGGCAGCTGCTCCCAGCACCGCTGCCTCCATGCCCTACTGGGGCGCCCTGCCGCCACACCCAGCCCCGAGCAGCCGGCCCGCAATCACCTGGACGATGACGGGCTGACGCTCCACACGGACGCCATCCAGCAGCGGTTGAGGCAGATTGAGGCAGGCCACCAGATGGAGGTGGAGACACTGAAGAAGCAGGTGCAGGAGCTGTGGAGCCGCCTGGAGAGCCATCACCACGCAGCATCCCTCAGGATCAACGGAGATATGGGAGACGAAGTGGTAAGACCCGGCCTCGTTCTGCAGAGAGATGACTAGGCAGTTAAGAGCTGTGACTAAGTGATTTGAGTGAGGATTTTCAAAAATGATTTGATCAGACTGACAGTGCTGGAACTAGACATTTGAGGGGAGAACCACATTAATTGTTAATATTTAGTCAGATGCGAAATTACAAAGATACTGAGTTTCTGTTCTCATTCCCTCCCACTCAGACCTCAATGACAGACTCTGAGTATAACCTGGATGCTAGCTGCCTGTCCCGCTGCAGCACAGAGCTCTTCTCAGAGGCTAGCTGGGAGCAGGTGGACAAGAATGACACTGAGGTAAGCTGCCTGGCCGAATGGGATGCTACTATAGGGGACCTGGAGGAGGGGTGGAAGATGAATGATGGACTATAGTGGCTGTAGAGACTGGGAGTTCACAGATAAAGTTTGGCTGACCTTAAGATACTCGCTGAGAACTGCCATTTGGCTGCCTGTTGCAGGTGACCCGCTGGTACCCGGACCACTTGGCAGCCCAGTGCTACGGGTGTGAGAGTAGGTTCTGGCTCGCCACCAGGAAGCATCACTGCAGGTAACTAACCACAGGCTTTTGTCCTTGCTATGGTTTGAACCGGGCCTTGGCTGCACTTAGACACACTGCTATCACTTCTGATGTGATGAGACTTAACTCAGGAGACACTGCCTCAGTTCAAGCTTGTTTATATCAGTTTTCTACTCATTTATTCCTTCCCCCTGAGATCCTGCTATTCCGTTTGGCTctttttttgctttgtgattAGCCTTATGCCCGCAGACATCTGTAATAGAATGGCAATTTTCATTATCATTTATCATGACCATTTTGTGAGAGAAGACAAACATGTTGTTTTATTCATGGATGTTGTGGATGTGCTTATGAATGGGACAGATCTGCCATGCAGGTGCTGTCAACTCTGTATTGCCTCTTTTGGTTTTCTCATTTCCTCATTGTTATCCTTTCTACTTCTCTGGTACTCTGGGCCAATGTGGGACAGCTTCAACATGTTGCCACTGCTATTTTCATTTCCACGGTGCTCCCAAAGCTGCATATCTATAAGCTGTCTGTACCTTTTAGTTAAGCCATAGTCAGCAAATTAGTTTACCAGCACCATGTTGGTCCCTGTCCAACAGAATGCTCACAATGCCACATTGTAGCCTACAAACAGAGCATTTTAGTTTCTTCTCTGTTATGCCAACTGGAGCTTTTACAAGGCGCCTTGTGTTTGAGCCCGGGTGTAAAGGCCTTACATGACAATTAGCTTGTTGGCAATATGTTAACATTTGGGCTATTTGCGACGTTTTCAAAACTGTTTAGGGCTGATTGCAGACTTCTAGTGAAATGTAGAGATTGTTTGAATGCGCAGTTTAAATCGAGGCCATTCAAGACCGACCTTTTCATAGTATGTGCTACTGGTTTCACCCAGTCAAGACCACAGTGAAGGAACGTTTTTGAATCTGGGCCGTAATGGGAGCAGCCCATGTAAAGAGGTCTAGTGTTTGTTATGCATGGAACTGGGAAAGTAAGGTTTCTACAGGATCTGAGTGAGTGTGATAGGGAGAGATGTTGTCTGTATTAGCAGTGTAGACTAGATGAGAGCAGTGTTTGTGAGTCTGGTCTGGGCCACACTGATGGTTGCTCTTGTCCATTCTGTACcctctcctccacagtgacagGGAGCCTGTCCAAGAGGTCTGGTGAGATACGgcttcactgtcccctctctcccctctcacctacCTTCCCTCTAATCCTGCATTGCTCCACCTTTTTGGTTGACTTCATCCTAACCTAACCCACCCCTTACCTATTGGAAAACCACCCCGCTCAGACACTTTTTATGTTGGCAGCATTCTCCTTAAGAAAGTCAGATGGCTCTCACATGACCGTGATGGCCATCTCCTGTCTGGTCACGTGGAAGGTATGAGCATGAAGCTGAGAATGGCTGGCAGTTGTCTGCAAATATCTATTAACAACTCATCTGTTTTTCATGGCAGTGCAAGGGGTGCATTTAGTGAGTGGGCTATAGGGGAAGTTTTTGTTTTTATGCCTTTTTGCCAATACTTCCACCTGGAAATGTCTAATCAGTGACCAAAGTGTTGAGCCACTAGTCTGAAAACATACAGGACCATGTCAGGTTTTCTTATCGGGGTGTCAGTATAACAAGTTATGATGAGTATAAAGATTGTGCACTACATATTAAATCAAAGGGTCTTACTTTTAATTGCTGCATGGATTTTTCTCTCATATCCACTAAACAGCCCCTCTGTGATGGAGACTGAACCTGTGCTGTCTCACTGTCTCCCCCTGTAGGAACTGTGGGAATGTATTCTGTGCCAGCTGCTGCGATCAGAAGATACCCGTGCCAAGCCAGCAGCTGTTTGAGCCCACCCGTGTTTGTAAGACCTGCTACGGCAGCCTCCAGATCAATACAACTCCCAATCCCATGGAACTGGAGCTGGAAGAACCCATCACAGCCAGCTCCAACTAGGGCCCTGGGAGGGGCTAGGCCGAGCCTCCCAGCCAATACTCAGCTAGCCACTGACACGGTCAGGCACTCTACTGATGAGCTCAGGAGCTGCAGAATGTCCCATGTACGTGTGTGCTGCAAAATATGGATTTTCATGTATATAGGTCTGCAATGCCAGATGTAGTGGAGGAGGTGAACAAGGTGTTTTTGCTAGATGCTAAGCACTTTGAATGGTGGTTATGCACAGGAATGGATGAATGGACAGATTGATGGGTGTGTGACAACACACAGAGGACTGCTGGTAGTGTTTGTCGACGTGGTGTAGGACTGGGACAGTGATAGAGCAAGGATAGCCTGTCTGGTCCCACTGTCCAGGGGGGGCACGAGAGGGTCATCTCCGAATGATGCTGCAAAGTCTTCTTGAGGGCTTGTGTtctgttcatttttttttttttttacccacttATAGTTCAATTACAGGAGTGGTACCATCATCCATCCCCTAGGGACTTTTCTGAAGCTCCAGTGCTTCAGAAACCACTTCTAGTGTCCAGAATAGGCCTGGACTGTGTTGGCAAGACCTTCCATTGACTTCTGGGGAACACCTGGATGAACTTGGGCAGAATTTCAACTTGCGTTATGTGTCTGAAGTTAGGACTCTGCCCTAAGCAGGGAGGGTATTTGGGAGTTACTGAGATCTAACAAGTGTTAGTTTTTGAATTGCATCAAAGTATGAATCCTCTCCTAGCTGGTTCCATTTTGCAACTCTCTTGGCGTGAATAGGTGCCACACACTAATGGTAGACGGTGTAGATAATGTTGACAGCTGGTATTATGACAGAGCTTCTGAACcaatgccgcgttcaaaacaactgggaactcagatcAATCATGTCAGTGATCGtcaggtcggaaagtcagagctctagaaagaggcctgaatGCCCAAGTTGGAATTCCGAGCTGGATGACTGTTCACATAGATTTTTACCAGTCGGAACTAGTTTTTTTTtacgagtttccagttgttttgaacacggcataAATTTAATTTGGCATTGTCACTTGTTTTCAGAGACCTAAATAAACTTGAGGAGAGGCTGTGGAAATGCATTCATTTACCCATCACTTCAAATTAGGATGACCCCCCCCCCAATTTACCCA
The genomic region above belongs to Oncorhynchus mykiss isolate Arlee chromosome 6, USDA_OmykA_1.1, whole genome shotgun sequence and contains:
- the LOC110525520 gene encoding myotubularin-related protein 3 isoform X6; its protein translation is MEEEGPQSMECIQANQIFPKKPPVLEEGSLQVPFPELHGEFTKYVGRAEDAIIAMSSYRLHIKFKDSIVNVPLQLIETVECRDMFQLHVTCKDCKVVRCQFSTLEQCQEWLKRLNAAVRPPSCLEDLFSFPFHAWCVDVYAGEKEQHGELCRPGEHVTSWFKNEVERMGFDTQNAWRISDINSKFRLCSSYPQQLLVPAWITDKELENVAAFRSWKRFPAVVFRHQSTGAVIARCGQPEVSWWGWRNADDEHLVQSIARACAVDCSSRKHLANGSYINGTNGIIGTNDLVDTDFESSLTNSSEVETLAIQPQKLLILDARSYAAAVANRAKGGGCECPEYYPNCEVVFMGMANIHSIRKSFQSLRFLCTQMPDPANWLSALESTKWLQHLSLLLKAALLVLNAVDRDHRPVLVHCSDGWDRTPQIAALSKLLLDPYYRTIEGFQVLVETEWLDFGHKFADRCGHGENSEDLNERCPVFLQWLDCVHQLQRQFPCSFEFNEAFLVKMVQHSYSCLFGTFLCNSGKEREDRQVRERTCSVWSLLRPANRALRNMLYSSHSETVLHPVCHVRNLMLWTAVYLPSSSPTTPSDESCAPYPVPGANPEDTPLGRRPKTRSFDNLPSACELGSSLAPNRRSSDPNLNEKWQDHRRSLELNIAMGPDGGGAQEGRANGQPGAAGSQAGTADSEPEDSPEGGQIELRDRASKGLLAAGEELELSIELAVAEGQMENILQEATKEEVGADTQREANAAAPPIAVAQTLIDANVNGREMEKEASTSDGKADKQANINGAENQTEATITNGHHPEKGTDEPEEESSVSPGSPTDVPEEQEVAVPEEQEVAVPEEQEVAVPEEQEVVEKQEEVLVKHVLVNRTAQEEPDHNPSTSTPSPAHAALRTMINGFGERTPVAAENHLPPELKSSRHLSEVLVQADKRASLMESSTETLTEEACTRPEAPVQVSICAGPQPCSEGRSQPPCHRRVNGEAEPEQGVPRTSNGGHKRPSVSAFQSLSADPSREGLCNGESLEGETCSGPHWAKVNGERAPLSRQVSLASCSSLTHHRRGSCSQHRCLHALLGRPAATPSPEQPARNHLDDDGLTLHTDAIQQRLRQIEAGHQMEVETLKKQVQELWSRLESHHHAASLRINGDMGDEVTSMTDSEYNLDASCLSRCSTELFSEASWEQVDKNDTEVTRWYPDHLAAQCYGCESRFWLATRKHHCRNCGNVFCASCCDQKIPVPSQQLFEPTRVCKTCYGSLQINTTPNPMELELEEPITASSN